Within the Littorina saxatilis isolate snail1 unplaced genomic scaffold, US_GU_Lsax_2.0 scaffold_2241, whole genome shotgun sequence genome, the region ATCATACGACTAAGAGTTAAAGATATTGGCGTCACGATGGTCACACTCACACAGCATTACATGGGGTTATTTCCCTGGTCCTTGCACTCCGaagataccggcacggtggcctagtggtaaggcgtccgccctgtgatcgggaggtcgtgggttcgaaccccggccgggtcaaacctaagactttaacattggcaatctagttgctgctccgcctggcgtctggcattatggggttagtgctaggactgactggtccggtgtcagaataatgtgactgggtgagacatgaagcctgtgctgcgacttctgtcttgtgtgtggcgcacgttatatgtcaaagcagcaccgccctgatatggcccttcgtggtcggctgggcgttaagcaagcaaacaaacaaacaaacaaatcaagtcgcgtaaggcgaaaatacaatatttagtcaagtagctgtcgaactcacagaatgaaactgaacgcaatgccatttttcagcaagaccgtatactcgtagcatcgtctgtccaccgctcatggcaaaggcagtgaaattgacaagaagagcggggtagtagttgcgctaagaaggatagcacgcttttctgtacctctctttgttttaactttctgagcgtgtttttaatccaaacatatcatatctatatgtttttggaatcaggaaccgaccagaaataagatgaaagtgtttttaaattgatttcgacaatttaattttgataataattgttatatatttaattttcagagcttgtttttaatccgaatataacatattcatatgtttttggaatcagcaaatgatggagaataagataaacgtaaatttggatcgttttataatttttttatttttttttacaattttcagattttaatgaccaaagtcattaattaatttttaagccaccaagctgaaatgcaataccgaagtccgggctttgtcgaagattacttgactaaaatttcaaccaatttggttgaaaaatgagggcgtgacagtgccgcctcaactttcacgaaaagccggatatgacgtcatcaaagacatttatcaaaaaaaagaaaaacacattcggggatatcattaccaggaactctcatgtaaaatttcataaagatcggtccagtagtttggtctgaatcgctctacacacacacacacacacacacacacacagacacacagacacacacacgcacatacaccacgaccctcgtttcgattccccctcgatgttaaaatatttagtcaaaacttgactaaacttgatcccacgattgacaaaagggtctttcctggcaaaattgtataggcatagctaaaaatgtccaccaaatacccgtgtgacttggaataataggccgtgaaaagtaggatatgcgccgaaatggctgcgatctgctggccgatgtgaatgcgtgatgtattgtgtaaaaaattccatctcacacggcataaataaatccctgcgccttgattatgtgcgcgatataaattgcattaaaaaaaaaagtttaaaaaattaaaacaaatccctgcgcttagaactgtacccacggaatacgcgcgatataagcctagtattgattgattgaaacctTTACACCTGCCTGTAACAAAATTATTGATACTGATTACGAGAAAACGTGCAGGTGTTGCCCATTGGcttttttgtctgtatgtctctgtctgtctgtctatctctgtctctgtacacacacatacacacacacacacacacacacacacacacacacacacacacacacacacacacacacacacacacacacactgggtcAAACAGGCAGACAATAATATGAACAGGGAAAGTATCTGTTTAACCTTCTAAGACGACTTTAATGTACACATTCGAACTAGGTTTTGCCTCTGGTTGATGTGGTCAATGCAGCACGCAAGTGCGAGCATATACACGCATACGACTCCAACATCGTTTTAACGTTTGCACACAGTTTATCGATGGTTGATCTTTTAGTGAATGGTTCGTATGTTAATGTGATCGTTGAGCACAGTGTAAAGTAGTGCAGACACGAGTTAGTTTTGGACGCGCTTTAAATATACTTCCTCATTAACATTTCAACAAAGTTGCGGCCCGCAGTGTTCAGAAACGTACCGCATATAAGCCGAACTGTATGAGAGTACGCACGTGATTTAACAGGAGAGGCGTCAATGCAGTCAAAATGAAAGACCTCTGCCTGTTGCTTGCGACTGTTGTTAGTTTGTCCTTTATAAACTGTCAAGGTaagcattttttatttttttcaaaataacgGTATGTCTATGTTTTATGAAATGAAACGAACACctacagaaacaacaacaatgagTAGATAACAGCAACCAAAGAAGCcatcaaacagacacacacgcaagaaATAGACATTTGAATAAACGGAAAACCATACAGACAAACAGCACCACAGTGAACGAAGAAAATACTCGAGGTAAAGATTTCTAACATATGAGAGGATTTCTAAATTGATCAATCAAATCGCCGATCGATGTATGCATAAAACCGATCGATTGACTAATTATGTAATGTTTAAAACCGAGTGAATCACAAATAAGTGTTTGTTagttttgtttacatttcatGTACATGCTTtgtagattgattgattgattgattgattgattgattgagagagagagtgattgatcgattgattgatagattaattgaatgattgattgattaatgtaTTGATCAATAGACGGACCAACGGGCGGCAATCTGCAAATCAACTTGACGCAGACCCTGGATGTGACAAGCGGACGTCATCACTATGAGCTGAGCTGTGCTGACCCTGGTGTCTCCCCCACACCAGTGTTTAGATGGTTTAACGTCAACTGTAGTAATGGTGGACAAGGCAGTACGTGCACGTTTGAACCGAATGCTACTCAACACAACATTCAACCTGAGTGCATTTCAAAACGAGTCATTGCCAACGAGACGGAGCGTGTCTTTCAAACCATACGCATTAACTTCGCATGTGAGCATAATTATTTGTCTTTAAAGTGCAGTTTTGAGCATACCAGTATCACTGCTTGTATACGGCTGAGTGATTATGCACATCACGTTCCATTATGTGTATGTTATGTTGTATAACTACTTTTGTCTCTGTTCTTCTTTTTACTGAAGTTGGCattcatgcatgcatgcatccATCTATGTTTTGTTCCCCTTTCCGTCCATTCGGTCAGTACAGTATATTGCTATTATGATAGACACATGGAGGAATTCGGGAGTTGTGATTAAATAGTTACACACAGCCCTATTTCGATCATTCGTCCTTATTTCCCCGGAAGTTGCTCAATATCATTTATATTTACAAAATCAAACCACACGTGGTAGTTCCGGTTCAACTCGAGCAGATGTTAATTCCTTCGCTCTCATACCATCAGAGACATGCAATTATACTTACCATTGCTTGCAAACTCTAAACATGATGAATTAGCCTAATCTGCTTAATTTCCGAAGAAACAAGACATAGCTATAGAATGTGTGCCCTTGTACACCACAAAATCAGTCTCCGAACTGAGACAGTCGTACGTTACCGTTTACCACGTGTGTGAGACGAGCGCGTGCGTGTTTAACTCACTTGAAAAATGACTTGATGTCAGTCAAAATGGaaaacacaaaccacacaacAAGGTTAACCTGTTTGCTCTTCCGCTTTGTTAATTGGTTTCTTTGATCTTTTTTACAAGCAAAAAACAGGAAACTTGAACTTGTGTTGAGCACGAATGTCACTGTGTTGTcaggccgagagagagagagtggcagtAGAGCTATGCGCAATAACATGCGCgaagaaaattcgtctgctcaCGTCAGAAACCAATCACATCAAAGCAAAAACTTACATTTCTAGGTAAGAATAGCAACATAAACGCCATTGTGGTTTGAGAAAGGTGATAGGGTCGGATATTTTGACTCGTCTTCGACTTCGGAGTATTATATATACTTGTTCTCGTCAAGATATCCGACCCTATCGCCACGCTGAAAAACGATAGCTGTTAATATGTATGCTTTCGTTTGCCATTCCTTTGTTTATGTTGATGGGTGTATGTTTTGATGAATGACTGCTTGACTTTAACAAATACTGGCTTCAAAAGAAAATGCAATATACTCTTCTGATTGTTCATCTGACCAGACCCCGTGCTGCAAGGGCCCCAATCAGGCAGCCCTAGGTCTGATCTACTGCACACAGGTGATAATCTGACATGCAGCTTGACCACAAGCAAGCCACTGGAGGGCAGTGTCCACTTTGCCTGTACTGATCCCACGCTAGATGACCAGCCTGACGCCAACAATGCAACCTCTGTGTCCAGTTCTGTCACGGTGAACGCTGCCCTTgccacagagaaagacacagagtgTATCTGTCACGCAACACTGAATATCGGAAACGGATTTTACCACATCTCTACTGCTGCACTGTTCACTGTTGAACGTAAGTCACCTACACCGTATGTTTTTTGTTTCTAATATATTCTAGTAATTGTCAAATAGTTTAGAATTCTGAATCACATTACATTGATTAATAACATCCAAAGTGATACATCCTCCATAATGTACCTGCCAGTTGAATAACACTCTACAGAAAaacaaattttgaaaaaaaataaaataaaatgggtACATGTGTTGAACACCCTGCAAACTCGTTGTTTATGCTCCTTTTCCAGACAAAGCCAAGATCAAGAGCTTGACACTGAATGGTACAGACAGAGATATCACTGTGAATGAGTCTAATAATGCAACTCTCCAATTGGTCTGCAATGCATTCGGTCGACCTGGGCCTGCAGAGTTTACGCTGGATTGGGTCAACAGGGAGAGTCCCTTCACCAATGTCACTATCACTGAAATGGGAAAGTGGACGAGCCAGGCCGCTGTGACACTGTCAGACATCCAGTGCCGAGACATGGGGACCTACAGCTGTACAGCACACAACGGTCTGGGTCACCCTGACACCAGGAGCATCATGCTGAACGTCAGATGTAAGTTACACAGTTatataattgtgaccctccaccacggaatgagtcgcatgtcatctttgcatgattttcatatttttacattttcctaaagagtgttttatgctctatccagtggtaaaatccgttttagaaaagagcaaaaacctttcgagttataagcctgtgactaaggtgaccctcacacttttaccactgtacccccggacttatattaagcctagcgcagaaccgcgcgaggtgacatgcgactcatttcgtggtggagggtcacaattactGATGTGCAAATGGTTCATGTATGCATTCTTCTACTGCTGCTGTACCTTTTCCCCCACCACAACATGTTCctactttttaattttttatacaTAACTGCTGATATGAAATACGGCTGATGTAACTGCTACTgccgttgttgtttttggtagTTGTTGCATTTGTTGTACTATCACATAAAGCTACTTGTACCACCACCTGaaccaccaccttaaaacaatactccctctctctccctatgtattgtatgtgtctttctctcgctcgctcgctcgctctctctctctctctctctctctctctctctctctctctctctctctctctctctctctctctctctctctctctctctctctctctctctctctctctctctctctctctctctctctctctctctctctctctctctctctctctctctctctgttgcttATCCGCTCGTTATTTCTCTTTTGAACCGATCAACCCTGTACATTCAAATAAACCCCTCTTTCTGTCTAGTATGTTATGATAGTTATCGTAGAATGTGACCAATCAATGTTGTATTTTGTTGCAGGCCCACCCAAAACGACAGTCAATGAAACGATGAACATGACAATTGATGGAATTGTCTTCATGCTTGAAGCTTACCCTGTACCCCATGAGTTTTCCTTCACCTACCTTGATAAAGGCACCATCACCAAGGGAAGCCGTGTGTCATCAGACAACTTCCATTCCACTTGCCAACAAGATCGAGACAAAGAATATATATTGAACTGCAGCATTAAACCAGTGTATGTCCCCAAGAGATTGCGAGGAATGTACCTTGCAAACGTGTCCAATGGGATTGGAAGTGTTGAAGTGGCGTTTGAGATTCGTATAGTAGGTTGGTGTGTTTACACAAATGTATCTCATGTTCTAAGGTGTTTCCGGAAAATGGTGGCTCGGTATGATGTTCTGCTTCTCAAACAATGCCTAATCCAACGTGTAAATATTACTGCTATGCATCAAACATTATATTATCACAGCCGAATTTACtgaaacaaaatactaaagTCTTTGTCTTTGCTCCTTTTATAATACGCATTGGGTCGATCCTTACCAATGAAATACACACTGAGGCATTGGGTTGCATCACGTTATTATGTGAGTCTAAAACAGAATTGGCTTGACATAGTTTAAAGAACAGAATGTATCATTAGCAATGACAGAGGTTGAACAGGGCACTGCATGTGCTTGGCAATACATACATCTCGCACTGGTATGTCTAGGAGTGTTCATCCATTTATGTGATGCAAATTATATTTAGCAACATTGTGTAATACAAATTACAATGAAAATACAAAGGAAACTGGTTCTTATGCTAACAAAAAGAGACATGATGTCATGCTAACTAATCATGTAAGTTCACATTTAGAATGGGTCaatccattttttttaaataatttttttaacatatttttttaaaatatattttttttcaatatttgttttttacatattttttttaaacctttagccagtcttcacagaagagcagttaagctaaTTATGCTAacaaatcacactccttcagaatctgattataaaaatgtgcaagtattaccatttcaaaaaagattgatgtataataaaggtgttataatgcataaagtgatgtcagggtatgcaccggagacattacgtgatcattttattttgaactataacagactaaaaatcataacattgattccacgtattgaccttttcaaatcaagccttctttattcaggtgcggtcctatggaactcactgccaatTTTTCTTAAAcatgaaacaaacacatacagctTGATaagtcgcacataatgcaaataaacatgtgctgaatggttcgtCAATTCCTTTaaagtgtatgtgcatgttaaacacaattataataatattcagatctagattaagttaaaaattgacactctttatcattgacaattgtacttaaaatgcagtatgacAATGTATTTTTAAATGTGTATCTGTATATAACAGTTACAATGTGTTACGTTttatgtgatagttctttgattatattgtcttcttttcttgttgaccctatattagggcgagggctggatgtaaaataGCAATATTCTtccttatctattaccctcgataataaagatgctgtcttgtcttgtcttgtcttgtctctctctctctctctctctctctctctctctctctctctctctctctctctctctctctctctctctctctctctctctctctctctctctctctctctctcgctctctttctttctttctttctttctctctctctctctctctgtctctctctatctctctctctgtctctatctctatctctctctctctctctctctctctcttctctctcgctttctttctttctctctctctcttgcaattGCAAACAGATAGGTTGTGTGTACCCTGTTTGTAAATTGAACTGAGCTGTTGCTAGATGCGACTTGggcattacctgctattcagacttggtagtgagacagacgttttcttccacacgagattacgttgattgtccaacgaagccgtcaggctgagttagacatcagctaatcgagtgtggaagaaaactctgtcacacgaccaagtctaaATAGCATTgctgtctcacagcttcaacagaggagagaacaaacacgttttgcgtactcacgcttgacaaATCTGAACACAGgggcagccattgtggagataTCTACTTTTTCAAGGAAGTGGcagaacaactatgaatgacgtctccgtatgtgtgaatgacgtcagagtcatcgtcacagtctgtatcttttgaagcatcgcattcttcatgacgtctttctgtgtctacatgcgcgaaatgtttgttcttttccgGATCTTTGTCATGTCTGTTCATAACTCCTTCTAGACCAACAGGCCTCGTGAgctagccactttccaagggcagctaaattcgcgtatgaaAACAgaac harbors:
- the LOC138954451 gene encoding uncharacterized protein; the protein is MKDLCLLLATVVSLSFINCQDGPTGGNLQINLTQTLDVTSGRHHYELSCADPGVSPTPVFRWFNVNCSNGGQGSTCTFEPNATQHNIQPECISKRVIANETERVFQTIRINFAYPVLQGPQSGSPRSDLLHTGDNLTCSLTTSKPLEGSVHFACTDPTLDDQPDANNATSVSSSVTVNAALATEKDTECICHATLNIGNGFYHISTAALFTVEHKAKIKSLTLNGTDRDITVNESNNATLQLVCNAFGRPGPAEFTLDWVNRESPFTNVTITEMGKWTSQAAVTLSDIQCRDMGTYSCTAHNGLGHPDTRSIMLNVRCPPKTTVNETMNMTIDGIVFMLEAYPVPHEFSFTYLDKGTITKGSRVSSDNFHSTCQQDRDKEYILNCSIKPVYVPKRLRGMYLANVSNGIGSVEVAFEIRIVGWCVYTNVSHVLRCFRKMVARYDVLLLKQCLIQLLNGKSTSTGLIVGCVIIVIIVILVVLVAVLPAKNRRRLLCHQRACGTLLSCQRSEVEGH